A stretch of the Chiloscyllium plagiosum isolate BGI_BamShark_2017 chromosome 25, ASM401019v2, whole genome shotgun sequence genome encodes the following:
- the trafd1 gene encoding TRAF-type zinc finger domain-containing protein 1 isoform X4: MSEDQAEETRFCANCQRDIPATNFTIHEIHCRRNIDLCRYCHEPFPKSEMEEHFETEHALVNCKCNMKVEKNQLEKHENFECPLRLIKCQFCELELAFNKSEEHADYCGSRTEPCAACGRNVLVKDRHVHHISCGKDVEEKNNNRIKPRSVYHFEDNVGTWFENQPFGIFHRDEENRVRARPRISRQLEAKVHGNREAGCLVRGSDRRNLPTVGRDQNQASLVRTERNNLADVTGPEHVDANSNLDYLLALSLQNENNEGGEWPPLWEDTRSDYKCSEQQNAMGLLSTQSPSDIFPTSVNVHEEVANDVTMLPCEFCEELFPEEELIIHQTGCNPVSAFASFSKSTTLIPPLQRVSIPRTNDIFSHRHHMNPELFSEDYTLPSYSPFVGSSDGDVMIPCEFCGYALEEDMLYQHQNQCDLRPPTARPPDQEINRPFLVTNTETREPPQVPTHRPRHQV, encoded by the exons ATGTCTGAAGATCAGGCTGAGGAAACTAGATTCTGTGCTAACTG CCAACGAGACATTCCTGCAACTAACTTCACCATTCATGAAATCCACTGTAGAAGAAACATTGATCTTTGCAGGTATTGTCATGAACCATTTCCTAAATCTGAGATGGAAGAGCACTTTGAAACAGAGCATGCATTG GTCAACTGTAAGTGCAACATGAAGGTAGAAAAAAATCAGTTGGAAAAACATGAG AATTTCGAATGCCCTTTGCGACTGATTAAGTGTCAATTCTGTGAACTGGAGCTGGCATTCAACAAATCTGAAGAACATGCTGATTATTGTGGATCAAGGACTGAACCTTGTGCAGCTTGTGGTCGTAATGTTTTGGTCAAAGACAGACACGTGCACCACATCTCCTGTGGCAAGGATGTGGAGGAAAAGAATAACAACCGTATCAAACCTAGATCTGTGTATCACTTTGAAGATAATGTTGGGACTTGGTTTGAAAACCAACCATTTGGGATCTTTCATCGGGATGAAGAGAACCGTGTTAGGGCCAGGCCAAGAATTTCTAGACAGTTGGAAGCCAAAGTTCATGGGAACAGAGAAGCAGGATGTTTAGTGAGGGGGTCAGACAGGAGGAATCTGCCGACTGTAGGTAGAGACCAGAATCAAG CCAGCCTAGTGAGGACTGAGAGAAATAATTTGGCAGATGTTACAGGTCCAGAGCATGTGGATGCCAACTCTAACCTGGATTACCTGCTTGCTCTCAGTCTCCAAAATGAAAACAATGAGGGAGGAGAGTGGCCACCTTTATGGGAGGATACTCGCTCTGACTACAAATGTTCAGAGCAACAGAATGCAATGGGCTTGCTCAGCACTCAGTCGCCATCTGATATATTCCCAACTTCTGTAAATGTCCATGAAGAGGTAGCAA ATGATGTCACAATGTTACCTTGTGAGTTCTGTGAAGAACTCTTCCCTGAAGAAGAATTAATTATTCACCAG aCTGGCTGTAACCCAGTAAGTGCCTTTGCATCATTCAGTAAAAGTACCACACTTATACCACCGTTACAAAGGGTCTCCATTCCCAGGACGAATGACATTTTCTCCCATCGTCACCATATGAATCCTGAATTGTTTTCAGAAGACTACACACTGCCATCATATAGTCCATTTGTGGGTTCCAGTGATGGAGATGTCATGATTCCGTGTGAGTTCTGTGGTTATGCATTAGAAGAAGATATGCTGTATCAACATCAG AATCAGTGTGATTTGCGACCACCAACTGCAAGACCACCTGATCAAGAAATCAATCGGCCTTTCCTAGTCACCAATACTGAAACAAGAGAACCTCCACAAGTGCCCACTCACCGACCGAGACACCAAG